In Bacteroidales bacterium, one genomic interval encodes:
- a CDS encoding HAD family hydrolase → MHAGSTRAVFLDRDGVINSDKDLYYVTHPDQFILNEGIGEFLRRLQDAGYLLIIITNQGGIAKGLYTHQTLEEIHRKMLHQLESYGVHITEIYYCPHHPDYGKCLCRKPESLLIEKALARFHINPDTSFFIGDRESDIQAAIKAGIKPVKTEPNENLMKYLPIFT, encoded by the coding sequence ATGCATGCCGGATCCACCAGGGCTGTCTTTCTTGACCGTGACGGGGTTATTAATTCCGACAAGGATTTATATTATGTCACACACCCCGACCAGTTTATACTCAATGAGGGCATAGGGGAATTCCTGAGAAGACTTCAGGACGCAGGCTATTTGCTGATCATCATTACCAATCAGGGGGGAATTGCCAAAGGATTGTATACCCACCAAACCCTGGAGGAGATCCACCGGAAAATGCTTCACCAGCTGGAATCATACGGGGTCCATATAACGGAAATTTACTATTGCCCTCATCATCCCGACTATGGGAAATGTCTGTGCCGCAAACCGGAGAGCCTCCTGATTGAAAAAGCCCTTGCCCGTTTTCATATCAACCCGGATACATCTTTTTTTATCGGAGACCGCGAAAGTGACATCCAAGCTGCCATTAAGGCAGGAATAAAGCCGGTAAAAACCGAACCCAATGAAAACCTCATGAAGTATCTGCCGATTTTTACCTGA
- a CDS encoding 30S ribosomal protein THX — translation MGKGDKRSRRGKIVKGTSGVRRLSKRNVARKKAAKLKEQK, via the coding sequence ATGGGAAAAGGAGATAAACGCTCACGTCGCGGGAAGATTGTAAAAGGCACCTCAGGTGTTAGAAGGCTCTCGAAAAGGAATGTAGCCCGCAAGAAAGCAGCCAAACTGAAGGAACAGAAGTAA
- a CDS encoding 2-oxo acid dehydrogenase subunit E2 produces MATLTEIRIPSMGEGIIEASIIRWLVGEGSTVEQDTPLVEIATDKVDSEIFAPHKGKIRKIVKKEGDIAKVGETIALFQPEGTLEDISAPDREITPPSEQMPEKETEILSPRPQNTPTEKIPSEPYPPAKDHGPGFFLSPFLRKVVQELGIGMESLASIKGTGHEGRITREDLYAFLKARQLGHENLSAEMPPGQAPISADQEKPSAAIPGDEDTEVIPMDRVRKIIARNMVKSKFTAPHVTSFYEADLTTLVNWRESRKKDFEAKYGVPLTFTALFIEAVAQTLAHFPGINVSVEGETILRKKNINIGVATALADGNLIVPVLHKANLLNLSGIAIRLNDLVARARQGALLPSETSGGTFTITNLGMAESLTGTPIINQPESAILAIGAIRRKPAVVLWEGKESIGIRSLCVFSLSYDHRVIDGALGGKFLREVARMLEEASPDRPI; encoded by the coding sequence ATGGCAACTCTTACCGAAATAAGAATCCCCTCTATGGGAGAAGGCATCATTGAGGCTTCCATTATACGCTGGCTGGTAGGTGAGGGAAGCACGGTCGAACAGGACACCCCGCTGGTAGAAATAGCTACTGATAAGGTTGACAGTGAAATCTTTGCACCTCATAAAGGGAAAATCCGCAAAATTGTTAAGAAAGAAGGGGATATTGCAAAGGTGGGCGAAACCATTGCCCTGTTTCAACCGGAAGGAACTCTGGAAGACATATCTGCTCCCGACCGGGAAATCACTCCTCCCTCCGAACAGATGCCGGAAAAAGAAACAGAAATACTCTCCCCCCGACCGCAAAACACTCCGACAGAAAAGATCCCTTCTGAACCGTACCCTCCTGCAAAAGATCACGGTCCGGGCTTCTTTCTTTCCCCTTTTTTACGGAAGGTCGTTCAGGAGCTTGGCATCGGAATGGAATCACTTGCCTCCATAAAAGGAACAGGACATGAAGGCAGAATAACGCGGGAAGACCTGTATGCTTTCCTGAAAGCACGGCAACTGGGCCATGAGAATTTATCGGCAGAAATGCCCCCCGGCCAGGCCCCTATATCTGCTGATCAGGAAAAACCTTCCGCGGCTATACCCGGCGATGAAGATACGGAAGTAATTCCAATGGACCGGGTTCGCAAAATCATTGCCCGGAATATGGTGAAGTCAAAATTTACCGCCCCGCATGTGACTTCATTTTACGAAGCCGACCTCACCACCCTGGTCAACTGGAGAGAATCCCGCAAAAAAGACTTTGAAGCAAAATATGGTGTTCCTCTTACCTTCACCGCATTGTTTATTGAAGCTGTCGCTCAGACCCTTGCCCATTTCCCCGGCATCAATGTTTCGGTAGAAGGAGAAACAATCCTCAGAAAAAAGAACATCAATATTGGGGTTGCCACTGCTTTGGCTGACGGAAACCTGATTGTGCCGGTACTCCATAAAGCCAATCTGCTGAACCTTTCCGGCATTGCCATTAGGTTGAATGACCTTGTTGCAAGAGCAAGACAGGGGGCGCTTCTCCCATCTGAAACCAGCGGAGGCACTTTCACCATCACCAACCTCGGAATGGCCGAAAGCCTCACAGGTACTCCCATCATCAACCAGCCTGAATCGGCCATTCTTGCCATAGGTGCAATCCGGAGAAAACCGGCCGTTGTTCTGTGGGAAGGAAAAGAGTCCATAGGAATACGAAGCCTTTGTGTGTTTTCTCTTTCCTACGACCACCGTGTTATTGACGGAGCCCTGGGAGGAAAATTTCTCCGGGAAGTTGCACGAATGCTCGAAGAAGCTTCACCCGACCGACCCATATGA
- a CDS encoding GNAT family N-acetyltransferase, whose translation MAVTTKPLLWSDQLANEIVRLRAPEPSDLELLYAWENNPSTWKVSNTIAPVSRYMLQQFIDTASRDLFEVRQLRLIIETIKEHKPVGTIELYDFDPFHLRAGIGILIGDTSERRKGYAENALRVLIAYAFDILCLHQVYCNIALSNQISLKLFTKAGFSVIGIRKEWNRNADGWEDEYFLQLINQKQIH comes from the coding sequence ATGGCTGTGACAACCAAACCGCTTCTCTGGTCTGATCAGCTGGCTAATGAAATTGTTCGTTTGCGTGCACCTGAGCCTTCGGATCTTGAATTGTTGTACGCCTGGGAGAACAATCCCTCAACCTGGAAAGTTTCGAACACGATTGCCCCGGTTTCCAGGTACATGCTTCAGCAGTTTATCGATACCGCATCCAGAGACCTTTTCGAAGTCCGCCAGCTCAGGCTCATCATCGAGACAATAAAAGAGCATAAGCCCGTTGGAACCATTGAACTGTATGATTTTGACCCTTTTCACCTTCGCGCCGGCATAGGCATCCTGATAGGTGACACCTCAGAAAGAAGAAAAGGCTATGCCGAAAACGCCCTCAGGGTTCTTATTGCCTATGCTTTTGATATTCTTTGCCTTCATCAGGTTTATTGCAATATTGCCCTTTCGAACCAGATCAGCCTGAAGCTGTTTACCAAAGCCGGCTTTTCTGTTATTGGCATACGAAAAGAATGGAACCGCAATGCTGACGGTTGGGAAGACGAATATTTCCTGCAATTGATCAATCAGAAGCAGATTCACTGA
- a CDS encoding transketolase, with product MSILGRKEVLSGKAKFGIFGDGKEIAQIAMAHQFREGDWRSGYYRDQTFMLAAGMTTPEAFFAQLYGDTDIDHNPDNGGRSMVCHYATRYVNPDGSWKDLTTIKITAADLSPTSGQLPRLLGLAYASKLFRQNVQLHQYTHLSRKGNEVAFGTIGDAATSEGHFFEMMNAAGVLQVPLAIAVWDDGYGISVPVGLQTTKGSISDLLKGFEADDSHPGIAIYKGKGWDYPGLCRLFEEGIRLCRDHHVPVLFHIQEMTQPLGHSTSGSHERYKPPERLKFEAEFDPIRRMRQWILATRIASQQELDRIETEAEVRARKARDAAWEAYQRPILEERESLLQIIERKSCVCRREHIDKISLIAGELRKLEIPLFRDSFSSARRILRYICPDCPTRSELQEKLQEWISQMSRKMAGRYQSHLYNETRRSALFVEPVAPVYDEPPVYIPGREILRENFDALFAANPLLVTFGEDTGSLGDVNQCLEGLQAKYGPLRITDTGIRETTIIGQGIGMAMRGLRPIAEIQYFDYILYCLQTLSDDLASLRWRTAGGQSAPLIIRTRGHRLEGIWHSGSPMSMIINSIRGIYVCVPRNLTQAAGFYNTLLEADDPALIVEPLNAYRLKEPRPANPGKYRIPLGVPEILREGRDATLVTYGACVRIAMDAAKQLSEKGIEIEVIDVQTLIPFDLPGLVLKSLQKTNRVVFLDEDVPGGATAYMADRILCASGGFEWLDYEPVMITAREHRPAYSSDGDYFSNPNAEDVFDAIYRMMHNLYPQRFPQLS from the coding sequence ATGAGCATTCTTGGACGGAAGGAAGTTTTGTCAGGGAAGGCGAAATTCGGAATATTCGGCGACGGGAAGGAGATTGCACAGATCGCCATGGCGCATCAGTTCAGGGAAGGTGACTGGCGTTCAGGCTATTATCGTGATCAGACCTTTATGCTTGCTGCCGGAATGACGACACCGGAAGCCTTTTTTGCCCAGTTGTACGGCGACACGGACATTGATCACAATCCCGACAATGGCGGGCGTTCGATGGTTTGTCATTATGCCACCCGGTATGTCAATCCCGACGGAAGCTGGAAAGATCTCACCACCATAAAAATCACGGCGGCTGATCTTTCTCCGACCTCCGGCCAGTTGCCACGCTTGCTCGGTCTTGCATATGCTTCTAAGTTGTTCCGTCAGAATGTTCAGCTGCATCAGTATACCCATCTTTCACGGAAAGGGAATGAAGTTGCTTTCGGTACCATTGGTGATGCTGCTACCAGCGAAGGTCATTTTTTTGAAATGATGAATGCAGCTGGGGTTTTGCAGGTGCCGCTTGCCATAGCGGTATGGGATGACGGCTACGGCATCTCTGTTCCCGTTGGTTTGCAAACCACCAAAGGCAGTATATCGGATCTGCTGAAAGGTTTTGAGGCCGATGACAGTCATCCCGGAATTGCCATTTATAAGGGGAAGGGATGGGATTATCCCGGTTTATGCCGGTTGTTCGAGGAAGGAATAAGGTTGTGCAGGGATCATCATGTGCCTGTATTATTTCACATTCAGGAAATGACGCAGCCTCTGGGGCATTCTACCTCCGGTTCACATGAACGGTACAAGCCGCCGGAACGCTTGAAATTTGAAGCGGAGTTTGACCCGATCCGCAGGATGCGGCAGTGGATTCTTGCTACGCGCATTGCCAGCCAGCAGGAACTTGACCGGATAGAAACGGAAGCTGAAGTGCGTGCGCGAAAAGCCAGGGATGCGGCATGGGAAGCTTATCAGAGGCCAATACTCGAAGAAAGGGAAAGCCTGCTGCAGATTATTGAAAGGAAGAGCTGTGTCTGCCGCCGCGAGCATATTGATAAGATTTCGCTTATTGCAGGTGAACTGCGCAAGTTGGAAATTCCTCTCTTCCGCGACAGCTTTAGTTCTGCACGAAGGATTCTGCGCTATATATGTCCGGATTGCCCTACCCGGAGTGAGTTGCAGGAGAAACTGCAGGAATGGATCTCACAAATGTCGAGGAAAATGGCCGGGCGGTACCAGAGTCATTTGTATAACGAAACCCGTCGGTCTGCCCTATTTGTTGAACCGGTTGCCCCTGTGTATGATGAACCTCCTGTTTATATTCCCGGGAGGGAAATACTCAGGGAAAATTTCGATGCTCTGTTTGCTGCCAATCCCCTGCTGGTTACCTTTGGCGAAGACACGGGCTCTCTGGGAGACGTGAACCAGTGCCTGGAAGGCCTGCAGGCAAAATATGGCCCCCTGCGCATTACCGATACCGGAATCCGGGAGACTACCATCATAGGTCAGGGTATAGGAATGGCCATGCGCGGATTGCGACCCATAGCCGAAATACAGTATTTCGACTACATTTTATATTGCCTGCAGACCCTGAGTGACGATCTGGCAAGTCTGCGGTGGCGCACAGCCGGTGGCCAGTCAGCACCTCTGATTATCCGTACCCGGGGGCACAGGCTGGAGGGGATCTGGCATTCCGGTTCCCCCATGAGCATGATCATCAACAGTATCCGGGGGATTTATGTTTGTGTACCCCGCAATCTGACGCAGGCGGCCGGCTTTTATAACACCCTGCTTGAAGCTGATGATCCGGCCCTGATAGTGGAACCATTGAACGCCTATCGCCTGAAAGAACCCAGACCTGCCAATCCCGGCAAATACCGGATTCCTCTGGGAGTGCCTGAAATACTGCGCGAAGGCAGGGATGCCACACTGGTGACCTACGGTGCCTGTGTGCGGATTGCCATGGATGCCGCCAAACAACTGTCGGAAAAGGGAATTGAAATTGAAGTTATTGATGTGCAAACACTTATTCCTTTTGACCTTCCCGGCCTTGTACTGAAATCCCTGCAAAAAACAAACCGGGTTGTATTTCTGGATGAAGACGTACCGGGCGGAGCAACCGCCTATATGGCTGACCGCATTCTTTGTGCAAGCGGAGGTTTTGAATGGCTGGATTATGAACCTGTTATGATTACAGCAAGGGAACATCGCCCTGCCTATTCATCGGACGGGGATTATTTTTCAAACCCCAATGCTGAAGACGTTTTCGACGCCATTTACCGGATGATGCATAATCTTTATCCGCAGCGTTTCCCACAGTTATCCTGA
- a CDS encoding YqgE/AlgH family protein: MAKNLNIDFFRIEGSTLQPQKGRILIAEPFLNDNYFKRSVVLLTEHGKEGTVGFVLNKPIDVAVPDIIEGFPSIDASVSIGGPVQTNTVHYIHTLGDLIPNSIPVLEGIYWGGDFDVLKELVITGACTGSQIRFFVGYSGWRPKQLEGELEQNAWVVADIRPELIMKYTSESVWKKTLEKLGEKYRIWINTPENPGLN, translated from the coding sequence ATGGCAAAGAACCTTAACATAGATTTTTTCCGGATCGAGGGAAGCACCCTTCAGCCGCAAAAAGGCAGAATCCTCATTGCCGAGCCTTTTCTGAACGACAATTATTTCAAACGTTCAGTGGTTCTGCTGACGGAACATGGAAAGGAAGGCACAGTAGGATTCGTGCTCAACAAACCTATTGATGTGGCGGTTCCGGATATCATTGAGGGTTTCCCTTCCATCGATGCCAGTGTTTCCATCGGAGGACCTGTTCAGACCAACACCGTTCATTATATTCACACACTGGGAGATCTGATTCCCAACAGCATTCCTGTTCTGGAAGGGATTTACTGGGGAGGAGATTTTGATGTTCTGAAGGAACTTGTTATAACGGGAGCCTGTACAGGAAGCCAGATCCGCTTTTTTGTCGGATATTCCGGCTGGAGACCAAAGCAACTGGAGGGCGAACTGGAGCAAAATGCCTGGGTGGTGGCTGATATCAGGCCCGAACTGATTATGAAATATACCTCCGAAAGCGTGTGGAAAAAAACTCTTGAAAAACTCGGCGAAAAATACAGAATCTGGATTAACACCCCTGAAAATCCCGGATTAAATTAG
- a CDS encoding rhomboid family intramembrane serine protease: MTILLIIITSAVSVYVFQNPRLFNKLQLSPFMVVYRRQWYRLFTHGFIHADWLHLIVNMIVLYSFGIVAESVFDELFDQGIISHPKLVYILMYISSIAISSIFTLIKEKDNIPYASVGASGAVSTVVFLTIFFFPIQKIYFYAIIPMPGILFGIIYLIYSQYMSMRSNDNINHDAHFIGALYGLVFPLFMDPGLIFHFADQIRKGLN; encoded by the coding sequence ATGACTATTCTCCTGATTATCATCACTTCCGCAGTATCAGTTTACGTTTTTCAAAATCCCAGACTCTTCAACAAGCTGCAGCTGAGCCCTTTTATGGTAGTATACAGGCGCCAATGGTACCGGCTTTTTACCCATGGTTTTATTCACGCCGACTGGCTTCATCTGATCGTCAACATGATTGTGCTGTATTCTTTCGGAATCGTTGCCGAATCGGTATTTGACGAGCTCTTTGACCAGGGCATCATTTCCCACCCGAAACTCGTTTACATCCTGATGTACATAAGCTCCATTGCAATCTCCTCCATCTTTACCCTCATAAAGGAAAAAGACAACATTCCTTACGCCTCCGTAGGAGCATCCGGAGCTGTTTCAACCGTTGTGTTCCTTACCATTTTCTTTTTCCCGATTCAGAAAATCTATTTCTACGCAATCATTCCCATGCCGGGTATTCTTTTCGGAATCATCTACCTGATTTATTCCCAGTATATGAGCATGCGCAGCAACGATAACATCAATCATGACGCCCATTTTATCGGCGCCCTGTATGGCCTCGTTTTTCCTCTGTTTATGGATCCGGGACTGATCTTTCACTTTGCGGATCAGATACGAAAAGGACTCAACTAA
- a CDS encoding type I restriction enzyme HsdR N-terminal domain-containing protein — MDMKSFSAFEFRFRQKDGKKWIFDRFRRKYVVLTPEEWVRQNFLTWLTTEKAYPVSLLRVESNLMLGKSMWRFDAVFFRKDGRPAVIIECKAPDVLIGPESFEQIARYNQLLKADYLMVTNGERHYCCKMDYHTRSWVFLQDIPDWKTISESASD; from the coding sequence ATGGATATGAAAAGCTTTTCAGCCTTCGAATTCAGGTTCCGCCAGAAAGACGGGAAAAAGTGGATTTTTGACCGTTTCCGCAGGAAATATGTTGTACTGACCCCGGAGGAATGGGTGCGGCAGAATTTTCTTACCTGGCTTACTACAGAAAAGGCGTACCCGGTTTCATTGCTCCGGGTTGAATCGAATCTGATGCTCGGGAAATCGATGTGGCGTTTTGATGCGGTATTTTTCCGAAAAGACGGAAGGCCGGCTGTTATAATTGAATGCAAGGCACCGGATGTACTCATAGGTCCGGAAAGCTTTGAACAGATTGCCCGATATAATCAGTTGCTGAAAGCAGATTATTTAATGGTGACAAACGGAGAAAGGCATTATTGCTGCAAAATGGATTACCATACCCGTTCGTGGGTTTTTCTTCAGGATATTCCTGACTGGAAAACCATCAGTGAATCTGCTTCTGATTGA
- the holA gene encoding DNA polymerase III subunit delta produces the protein MAIKKTGLTYEEIIEELRNKIYRPVYFLQGEEPWFIDQITDYLQNTVLDEAQKAFNLFVFYGRDTDIATVINTARRYPMMSNYLLVIVKEAQALKSIDELSLYLKAPLLSTILVINYKYKSLDKRTSLYKILNEKGYVADFPKLYEDKIPKWIGQYLNSRKASIDPEAAVLLTEFVGDDLSKIVNELEKLLIILPENKRTITASLIEKYIGISKDFNAFELNKALAYKQVVKAYRIGKYLADNKLLVAAIPSMYNLFSKVLLFHSIPDKSDKNSVAAALRVNPFFVEEYRQAARNYSPSKARNIIALLREYDLKSKGMGNVSAEPADLMKELLFKILH, from the coding sequence ATGGCAATCAAAAAAACAGGCCTTACGTATGAGGAGATCATAGAAGAACTCCGCAATAAGATCTACAGGCCTGTCTATTTTCTTCAGGGAGAAGAGCCATGGTTTATCGATCAGATTACCGATTACCTGCAGAACACGGTGCTTGATGAAGCCCAGAAAGCATTTAATCTTTTTGTTTTTTATGGCCGGGATACAGATATTGCAACAGTCATCAATACAGCCCGCAGGTATCCGATGATGTCAAATTACCTTCTGGTCATCGTAAAAGAAGCCCAGGCACTTAAAAGCATCGATGAACTTTCCCTTTATCTTAAAGCCCCTCTCCTCAGTACGATTCTGGTTATTAACTATAAGTACAAATCCCTCGACAAAAGAACATCGCTCTACAAGATACTCAACGAGAAAGGATACGTTGCCGATTTTCCGAAACTCTATGAAGATAAGATTCCGAAATGGATCGGACAGTACCTGAATTCCCGCAAAGCATCCATTGATCCCGAGGCCGCCGTTCTGCTGACCGAATTTGTTGGTGACGATCTGTCTAAAATCGTCAATGAGCTTGAAAAACTGCTGATTATTTTACCCGAAAATAAACGTACCATTACTGCTTCCCTCATTGAAAAGTACATTGGCATAAGCAAGGATTTCAATGCATTCGAACTCAATAAAGCCCTTGCTTATAAGCAGGTTGTAAAAGCATACCGGATAGGAAAGTATCTGGCCGACAACAAACTTCTGGTTGCGGCTATCCCTTCGATGTACAATCTGTTTTCCAAAGTCCTCCTTTTTCATTCAATACCCGATAAATCAGATAAAAATTCCGTTGCAGCTGCCCTGCGTGTTAACCCTTTCTTTGTTGAAGAATACCGCCAGGCAGCCCGCAATTATTCACCGTCCAAAGCACGCAACATCATTGCCCTCCTGCGCGAATATGACCTTAAATCCAAAGGCATGGGAAATGTATCAGCCGAACCTGCCGATCTCATGAAAGAACTTCTTTTTAAAATTCTCCATTAG
- a CDS encoding OmpA family protein → MRKQISGIFFFLLFVTFEAYPQAAGEALKEVFNDAEYFFMQEYYADALPEYMKVYKRGFADNASINYRIGICYLNIPGQKKEAIPYLQKASQNLTPVYKEGNIKETRAPYDVFLFLGNAYRIDNQLDNAIKAYEKYLELMKNESNEMTQFALQQINACKNAAEMQKHPVTISKVNLGKPVNSAEANYKPVVSQDESVLIYVNRLKFYDAIYMSRKINGKWSAPENITEQLQSDGDQFPCYLTPDGTQLYLTKEDQFNSDVYTSSFEKDKWNRSRPVGKSINSKFWESHASVTADGNHMYFASNRSGGLGGMDIFRSDKLPNGDWGPPVNLGAVINTSLNEDCPFITPDGKKLFFSSQGHTTMGGFDIFCSRLKDDGTWDTPQNLGYPLNTTDDDLFFYPVQDGKAGYMALYEEGGLGDDDIYRIEFVPETKEEKIAPVVPAEAEKAVVPLPDTARKPEKPPVVIPPALPEKIIVHAVLFGFNQALITGDTRNVLDLLVKAMQQNSDLRIEIIGHTDAIGSDEYNMNLGKKRAEMVKLYLTNRHIAPSRITTSSMGERQPVAINNNPDGSDNPEGRKYNRRADFRIIAGDNGMLIIEPLQIPASLKK, encoded by the coding sequence ATGAGGAAACAAATTTCCGGTATCTTTTTCTTCCTTTTGTTTGTTACGTTTGAAGCTTACCCGCAAGCTGCCGGCGAAGCCCTTAAGGAAGTTTTTAATGATGCTGAGTACTTTTTCATGCAGGAATATTACGCTGATGCACTCCCCGAGTACATGAAAGTATATAAAAGAGGGTTCGCCGATAACGCAAGCATCAACTACAGAATTGGTATCTGCTACCTGAACATTCCCGGCCAGAAAAAGGAAGCTATTCCTTACCTTCAGAAAGCATCGCAAAATCTTACACCTGTTTACAAAGAAGGCAACATAAAAGAGACCAGGGCCCCGTACGACGTGTTCCTCTTCCTCGGAAATGCGTATCGCATTGACAACCAGCTTGACAATGCGATAAAAGCGTACGAAAAGTATTTGGAGCTCATGAAGAACGAGTCGAATGAAATGACGCAATTTGCGCTTCAGCAGATCAACGCTTGCAAAAATGCGGCAGAGATGCAAAAACATCCCGTAACTATATCGAAAGTCAATCTTGGAAAACCTGTAAATTCTGCAGAAGCCAATTACAAACCCGTTGTCTCACAGGATGAATCGGTTCTGATTTATGTGAACCGGCTGAAATTTTATGATGCCATTTACATGAGCCGGAAAATAAACGGAAAATGGTCGGCACCTGAAAACATCACCGAACAGCTTCAGTCTGACGGAGATCAGTTTCCCTGCTACCTTACGCCTGACGGGACACAACTTTACCTGACAAAAGAAGACCAGTTCAACAGTGATGTATATACAAGCAGTTTTGAGAAAGACAAATGGAACCGTTCCCGGCCTGTAGGTAAAAGCATCAATTCCAAGTTCTGGGAATCGCATGCCAGTGTTACAGCCGATGGCAATCATATGTACTTTGCCAGTAACCGGAGCGGAGGGCTGGGCGGAATGGATATTTTCCGGTCTGACAAACTCCCCAACGGTGACTGGGGGCCACCGGTTAATCTCGGAGCGGTAATTAACACTTCCCTCAACGAAGATTGTCCTTTTATCACTCCTGACGGTAAGAAACTTTTCTTCAGCTCGCAGGGCCATACTACCATGGGCGGGTTCGATATCTTTTGTTCCCGGCTGAAAGATGACGGAACATGGGATACTCCGCAGAACCTTGGCTATCCTCTGAATACCACCGACGATGATCTTTTCTTCTATCCGGTACAGGATGGCAAAGCAGGTTATATGGCCCTTTACGAAGAAGGAGGACTGGGTGACGATGATATTTACCGGATTGAATTTGTGCCGGAAACAAAAGAAGAAAAAATCGCGCCGGTTGTACCTGCCGAAGCAGAAAAAGCCGTTGTTCCTCTGCCTGATACCGCCAGAAAGCCGGAAAAACCCCCCGTTGTGATACCTCCTGCTCTGCCGGAAAAAATTATTGTTCATGCCGTTTTATTCGGATTTAACCAGGCATTGATTACCGGAGACACCCGAAACGTGCTCGACCTGCTTGTAAAAGCCATGCAGCAAAACAGCGACCTGAGGATAGAAATTATTGGCCACACCGATGCCATAGGATCGGATGAATACAATATGAACCTCGGAAAAAAGAGAGCTGAAATGGTTAAGCTGTATCTGACCAACCGGCATATAGCCCCGTCCAGAATCACCACTTCCTCTATGGGCGAGCGCCAGCCGGTGGCTATCAATAATAATCCCGACGGGTCAGATAATCCTGAAGGCAGAAAATATAACCGAAGGGCTGATTTCAGAATTATTGCCGGTGATAATGGCATGCTCATCATCGAACCATTGCAGATACCAGCTTCACTAAAAAAGTGA
- a CDS encoding aldo/keto reductase: MKYRFFGKSGIQVSEIGFGGWAIGGSWGPQQDADSLAALHHAIDLGVNFIDTAAGYGNGRSEKIIGQVIRERKERIYVSTKTPPLPGDWPPSPYDKAEERYPEKYLRENVEERLKNLGVETLDILLLHTWTRAWNRDPKPLRVLHKMKEEGLIRMVGISTPEHDQNSLVGLMQEGWLDAVQVIYNIFEQEPAAEFLPVAESKGVGVIVRVPFDEGVLGGKYTEKTRFSEDDFRSRYFAGDRLQRAIERARRIEHDIQGTGWTLPRIALKFSLSHPAVSTVIPGIRNVWQAEENTRVSDMPDIDPSLMERLRKHRWNRAFWYEGK, from the coding sequence ATGAAATACCGTTTTTTTGGCAAATCAGGAATTCAGGTTTCCGAAATTGGTTTCGGGGGCTGGGCTATTGGCGGCAGCTGGGGACCTCAGCAGGATGCCGACTCACTGGCTGCTTTGCACCACGCTATCGACCTTGGAGTGAATTTTATTGATACTGCGGCAGGTTACGGGAACGGCCGGAGCGAAAAAATTATCGGACAGGTTATCAGGGAAAGAAAAGAGCGGATTTATGTATCCACAAAAACTCCGCCTCTACCCGGTGACTGGCCTCCTTCACCTTATGATAAGGCAGAGGAAAGGTATCCTGAAAAGTACCTGAGGGAGAATGTCGAAGAACGGTTGAAGAATCTCGGAGTCGAAACCTTGGACATTCTTTTGCTGCATACATGGACCAGGGCATGGAACCGCGATCCCAAACCGCTTCGCGTGCTTCATAAAATGAAGGAAGAAGGATTGATCAGAATGGTGGGTATTTCCACTCCGGAACATGACCAGAATTCGCTTGTTGGACTTATGCAGGAAGGATGGCTGGATGCTGTACAGGTAATTTACAATATTTTCGAACAGGAACCGGCCGCTGAATTTCTTCCTGTGGCCGAATCAAAAGGTGTTGGCGTGATCGTCAGGGTGCCTTTTGATGAAGGAGTGCTGGGGGGAAAGTATACTGAAAAGACCCGGTTCAGTGAAGATGATTTCCGGAGCAGGTATTTTGCCGGAGACCGGCTTCAGAGAGCCATTGAACGCGCCCGGCGCATTGAACATGACATTCAGGGAACCGGCTGGACCTTGCCGCGGATCGCCCTCAAATTTTCCCTTTCCCATCCGGCTGTCAGCACGGTAATACCCGGAATACGAAACGTATGGCAGGCTGAAGAGAATACCAGAGTATCCGATATGCCCGACATTGATCCATCGCTGATGGAGAGACTCCGGAAGCACCGATGGAACAGGGCTTTCTGGTATGAAGGCAAATGA